CCCAGTGCCGCTTTTTCCCCACTCTGACCCTGCAGCCAAGAAACATTCTGCAGAGACCCCATCCAACGGCGCAAAGCGCCGCCTACGCAAGACGGGCGTCGTTGCCGCCGCAGCCGCCGTCGTCCTGGCCCTGAGTGCCTGCGGAGGGGGAGCCGCTCCGCAGAGCGCAGACGGTAAAGTCGAGCTCCGCTTCTCATGGTGGGGCGGCGATAAGCGGGCCCAGCTGACGCAGGCCGCGATTGCCGCATTCGAGGCCGAGAACCCGAACATCAAGATCAAGCCGGAATTCGGCGACTGGAGCGGATACTGGGACAAGCTCGCCACCCAAATGGCAGCCAACGACGCCCCGGACATCATCCAGATGGACGAGAAATACATCACCGAGTACTCCAGCAGAGGGGCCCTGCTGGATCTCTCCAAGTACGACATCGATACCTCCAAGCTTGATGAAGCCGCCCTGAACGCAGGCAAAGGACCCAAGGGCCTGACTGGCATCGCGGCCGGCATCAACGCCGCGACCATCCTTGCCAACCCTGCTGTCTTCAAGGCCGCGGGGGTTGCACTTCCTGATGACAAGACCTGGACATGGGAAGACTTCGGGCGTATTGCCGCGGAAGTTACGGCCAAATCGCCGAAGGGCACGTATGGTGCAGCGGCCTATGGGACAGACGAAGCCTCACTGGGCGTCTGGCTCCGGCAGAACGGCAAATCCCTGTACACCTCGGACGGAAAGCTGGGCTTCGAGCCTGGTGACATCGCCGAGTGGTGGGCGTTCCTGAAGGAACTCAGCGAGAAAAAGGCCGTCCCTTCGGCATCCGAGGTGGTGGAGGCCGAGGCTGCACCGCTGGACCAAAGCGGCCTGGCCACGGGCAAGAACGGGATGGCCTTCTGGTGGTCCAACCAGGAGCCCGCGCTGGAGAAGGCAGCGGGCAGCGAACTGCAGATCCTGCGTTTCCCGTCCAAAACCGGGAAGTCCGCAGACGCACAGCTCTGGTACAAGGCTTCCCAGTTCTGGTCGGCATCCTCACGGACCAAGCACCCTAAGGAAACAGCCAAGTTCATTAACTTCCTGACCAACAACACCAAAGCAGGCGAAGCTCTGCTGGCCGACCGCGGGGTTTACCCCAACTCTGATGTCCGGGCAGCCATAGCATCCAAGCTGACGCCCGCCGACACCAAGGTCGTCAAGTTCATTGACCAGATCAAGGACGAGCTCGGTGAGGCTCCGGCTCCGCCGCCAAAGGGCGCAGGCGCTATCCAGGAAATCGTCAAGCGGTACACGTCCGAGGTCCTCTTCAACAGGCTGTCCACCGATGATGCCGGCAAGAAGGCAGTCGACGAAATGAAGTCGGCCATCAGCAGCTAAGTTTCACACCGCCAACAGGGCCCTCGATTGACCCTGCGAACGTCTCGTTTATTTGGGGGGACGTCCGACGGCGGGTGGCGGCTTCCGTCCCGACTGGAACCTTTTGGTTCCAGCCGGGACGGAGTTGTTTAAGGGCGTTTCAGCTGTCCAGCATTCACACTCTTGCCGCTAATCCGGGCCGTTTTGGTTTCGCCCGAATGACTTGTACTTACCCATACGGGCTCCGACTCGGAGGGCGGGGGCATATTCGCCGCCCGCGTTATTCGTGGGGTGGTGGTGGGGGTTTGAAGTAGTGGTTTTGTTGGGGTTTTTGGGTGGGGTCGATGTGGGGTGGTGGGATGAACCAGGGGATGCCGGTTTGGATTTGGATGGTCCATTGTTCTTTGTGGATGAGGTGGTGGTGGTGTGGGCAGAGGAGGGTGCCGTTGTCGGTGTTGGTGGGTCCTTGGTGGGACCAGTAGGTGATGTGGTGGGCTTCGCACCAGGGGGCGGGGATGGTGCATTGGGGGAAGGTGCAGCCTTGGTCGCGGGCGGTGAGGGCGAGGCGTTGGGTGGGTGTGAAGAGGCGGGTGGCGCGGCCGAGGTCCAGGATTTCGCTGTGGGTGCCCAGGAGTGCGGGGATGATGTCGGCGTCGCAGGCGGTTTTGCGCAGGGTGGTGGCGGCGATGGGTCCGGTGAAGGTGAAGTTCCCGGTGCCTGTACCCGCACCCGTATCTGGGCCTGTGCGTGTGTCCGTACCCCTGCCTGGCGGGGTGTGGTTGGGGTGGGGGAGGAGGTCTTGGTAGTTGATGGTGGCGAGGATTTGGGGGCGGTTGCCGCCGGTGGTGGGCAGGGTGTTGGTGGTGAGTGCGGCTTTGATGGCGGTGATGATGCCGTCGAGTTGTTTCTGGGATCTGGTCCGCTGGTCCAGGTCGGGTCCGGCTTCCTGCCAGTCGTGTGCGGGGCTTGTGTTGCCGTCTGTGCCTGTGCCTGTGCCTGTGGTGGTTGGTTCTGTGTGGGTGCGGGGGTTGGTGGCGGTGTTCATGACGGTGAGGAGGTGTTCGTATTGGTCGGTGGTGGCGAAGATTTCGAGGTGGTGGAGGCCGTGGCGGGGTTTGCG
Above is a window of Arthrobacter pascens DNA encoding:
- a CDS encoding ABC transporter substrate-binding protein; this translates as MPLFPHSDPAAKKHSAETPSNGAKRRLRKTGVVAAAAAVVLALSACGGGAAPQSADGKVELRFSWWGGDKRAQLTQAAIAAFEAENPNIKIKPEFGDWSGYWDKLATQMAANDAPDIIQMDEKYITEYSSRGALLDLSKYDIDTSKLDEAALNAGKGPKGLTGIAAGINAATILANPAVFKAAGVALPDDKTWTWEDFGRIAAEVTAKSPKGTYGAAAYGTDEASLGVWLRQNGKSLYTSDGKLGFEPGDIAEWWAFLKELSEKKAVPSASEVVEAEAAPLDQSGLATGKNGMAFWWSNQEPALEKAAGSELQILRFPSKTGKSADAQLWYKASQFWSASSRTKHPKETAKFINFLTNNTKAGEALLADRGVYPNSDVRAAIASKLTPADTKVVKFIDQIKDELGEAPAPPPKGAGAIQEIVKRYTSEVLFNRLSTDDAGKKAVDEMKSAISS